The genomic segment CAGGTGAGCCAGAGGTTTAGCCCAGCCCTCCCCCTCCAGACCACCCTCCTCGACTGGGGGGGCCTCTCCTGGAGCCTCTGCACAATGGCAAAATTAACATTCTCATTCAGACCAGTTAagaagtaggaggaggaggatattAGAAATTTAAAGTGCATTTCTATATATTAAGTGCTGATGGTGAGTGCAACAGTGCTGCATCCCACTTAACGTTGATATGACACACCTTCATCACTCATGCCATCCTTTATGAGTGGGTGGTGTCCTGGCAGCTGTCCTAAATCACTCTCTGGCTCTCCAtcttccaccacctcctctgccacctgctggagAGAAACACCCACCGTCACCATCAGCATCcatgctggacttctttttttttttttcccaaataaaCATACTAGCATTTTTGCATGCTTGTGGACCAAAAATGTATACTACTTAGGTAATCCATCATGGTGAATATTCATCATCTTAACTTGGTCATTAGGTTTTGTTCTCTAGTGGGTCCTTTAAATTCAAAAAACAAATCCACATTTATTCTtttcacattgtgtgtgtgtgtgtgtgtgacatgctTGCATCCACTCACTGCTTTGCTCACAAGTCTGTTGTCTTTCTCCATCTCATTGTCAATAccctcactcttcctctcttccttggGTGGGGCTTCTCCCTCTCCATAGTCTCCTTTGGCGTAGCTGTGGACATGCAGGACGTCCGCAGGGCTCAGCGTCCTCTGAAACAGTTTGTGTGCcgggctgcagctgctgcccaGCTGAGGCTCCACGCTGCCACCTGCTTCCTCACAGCACAGAGCCACCACCTGGCTCTCAACAGGCTCAGGAGGACAGACGTCTGCAGCCAATACgctgctcttctctttttttgacgGGCTTCGTCTGTTTGAAGTTTTCTTAGTGCTGCCTTTGGACTGAGATTTAGACTGTGGCTTggtgtctttctccttcttaGGCTCCAGCTTGACATTCACTATGTCTGACAGAATAATACAGAAAAGGTACACATTATTGCAACAGCTGATACTACTACATGTACTGCAAACTGCCTCAGAATGTTACTTAAGTATGCAACTTTCTCTAGTTTAACACCCTATGAAACAAGTACTTACTGTGGAATTAGCCTAATAAACAATACTCAGACCTACACATTCGTTGTCACTTCCAGTTGTTTAATCAACTATATTatatgcacatactgtactggtACTCTGATGCCAGAATATTCAAGgtctttttctgtcatcatcAATATATTCTGCGCTCATTACTTGAATCTATCAAATCTAATAACTGGACCTAATGGAAAATAACACTGAGAGAATTAGTTGTCTTTTTAAGATGTAGAGCTGTGTTTAATTCATATGCTTGCAGTCCAGTGCCCTAGAAGCCTGGGAATTTCTTATGATGatgtcaaaacaaagacaggcaGATGTGCAGATATGCATGTCcagttttaaaatacattacatagTATTTATGTGGAGCAACTGAGGTTTGCTTAGTCTTCTAACTAGTATTGCTATTGCTAACCCTACCAATAATGACGCTCAACAGAGGGCACAGCAAGTGTGCAACAGATGATTCCTTTTACTCAAGTTTGTTTAGAGTGACTCAACAGCAGAACAGCAGGGaaggtttgacattttaatcaaatactatttttctttttccaataTCCCATCCTTCAGTTCATTGTTGGGTTACTTATGCCATAAATAACCATGTTAGTGGTTCTTCAGTGACTTGAAGGACTAATTGTTAAAACAAGAGATAACACCTAGGCACTAAAATCAGGTCAATAGAGACCAGCACTATGGCTGAATAAAAAAAGCTTTCATCTTAAAAATGCTTTTCTTAGTTTAAAGATCAATTACTCCTCAAAAGTTGAATTTATTTCCGATataacacaaatgcaaacagatgaaacaaagaCCTCTACTAACTGTGCTGTACCTTTGTCTGGCTTGACAGGGAGTTTAGCTGGAGACTCCTTGCGCGACAGCTTGGCCTTCTTTGGCTCCACCTCCTCAGTTTCCTTCACCATCAGCTCAGGTTTGACATCTTCAGCAGCTTCAAGCTGACGCTTTGTCCCAGTCTGAGGCTTTGGACTGATGAGTGGGAGACATTAGTGAAGACTAACAGGATTCAAAGGGAAGCACTGCTTCTCATAGACTGGTGACAGTCAAGTAACAACTCTGAGAGAAGCTGTGGTGTTCGGTGCACGTACGTAAAAAACTTTAACTCAGAAACTTCACAATGAACTCACTGTACTGACTGACCACTGTCACTGACTGCATCAGCAGCTCTTAGTGGTGCATCTCCTCTCACTGGCAACTCAGAGCATTACTGTCAGCTCAGCTGTGGTACACAGTACATTACATCCTTGTTTAAAGGTTATTAAAAGACTGCAAAAGCCAAACAATCACCTTTTGTCTTCCTGGACAGGAACAGTGGACTCCTCAGATCCAGCTTCAACAGGACTGCAATTTGAAGGCTCGGTCTTGTCTTCTTTCAGAAACTCAGCAGCCTCTGGTGTGGGTTTGGTATGGTCGATGGGAGCATTGTCTTTCCCTGCCTTCCACAACTTATAACGGTCGGGCTGAAACTTGCGTACAAACACATCCATGGAGATCTTCACCATGTCCTGACGGCACGAACACTGGAGGGAAAACATGGATGAAGATTTTAGTCTAGGTTTGAACTGTGGTCAGAGCAATACAATGCTTTGAGAaaagttgcatttttttgttgAGGTTGATAGCATTCTCTTGAGTAATTCAGATATTCTGGTATATAtttgaaaatctgaaaatataatCTTAAGAATGTTTGGGGCCCCTGACCTTTCCTGTAGACCAACTATCAGGTCAAAATGTTCACTTGTACACATACATTGCTTAAATTTGACTGGCAGATTAAAACATGATTTACTGAGCACACTCAGCCACTCTCAGATGTGGCCCCACCATGAGCCTCCCCTCTGATTCCCCCATAAATCAAACTGTCAACTTGACACAAAAGAGATCTTATAATAGAGCCTGCCATGAGGTATAATAAGGACAATGAtgctcctcagaggatgaatcctcaTGACCTCTGTCAACCTTTTACATTCTGCAGGGGTTTAATGAACACTGGAACTTCTGTGGTTCAGTTCAAACAAGGTCTGGTTTGAATGCTTGTTTGTTCAGTTCATTTAGGCTGGTGTTACAACTGCAAAACCAACCAACCACAGGTTTTTACAATGACAGAGGATTTTATGATGATGAATGTGTGATCTTGGCGTGAATTTTAATGATAAACTACTATTAAATCCATCAGTGGATCATGGGAGCTGTCAAGAAAGTCATCTCTACATCTGTATAAGAGACTTATATAATTATGCAAGATCATCTGGTTACAATGGTAACACAagcaaaacacatcaaaacaacaacaactactcGCTGGAATATTATGATACAAGATGCCTTGAGACCAAATGATCAGTCTACAGGTATGAAAGCAACCTTTGTCTTGCAAGCTGGTTATgttaacaaaaaaatgtgatatcaTAACTGCGGTCCATAGGCATTTTTGAACTTCTGTAGCAAAGCACCACTACATAGATGTGGCCGGAGCCTTCACATGCGATGAATCATTAGATTACTCTGAATATACTACTAGAATATTCAGCGCTGTTAATGTGTACCAGTGTTGCCTGTTTGCCGTAATCGATCCATCGCTGCGTGGCAAAATTGGTAGACTCAGCACAGTTGAAGCCATGGTTGAAACCAGCATGATAGCCAAACGGGAACGTCACAATGAACTGCCCAGCTTCCTGAGTGACctggataaaaacacaacatgtagAATTACAATTACGCTGAGACCATATTACCAGAAATCTTCAACTCTTTTTCATCTCATCATtaccatcttttttttctccacaatgTCATGAGGTCAACACAGAGTAAATAAATGGTCACCTTCTCAAATGGTATGCCATATTTTTTCAGGATTGAGGGTGAAATTAAAGTCATCTTGTGGCGCAGGAAGGCTTCACAGCTCTGAGCATTTCCTGGAAAGAAACCTGGAAATACAAGAAAACCATCAATCAGTGACCATGACGCTCTTTGCTTGTGCACAGGTGTATTgcatatttgattttttaaaatatataatattgtaatggaatatacacacataattGCTGCCATTGTATCTGAGGTACTTTCCATACAGCTTAGAGGTTCACTGAGCGCAGTTTTGACTTCCTCTTTAAAACCACTGAGCATGACAAGCTGAAGGGACTTGCGGCACCCATTAGCAATGAGTGCCTGTGGTAGTATGTTAAAATCCATCTGTGGAGTTCCCAGAACCCATTACATACCTTTGGCAAGTCGTTCCAGTCTTTTCCCATGCTCTGGTGGGACAACATACCTGAGGAGCAACAAAAGTACAAATTCATATAATATGATGATGGCAGCAGAGCATACCTTGCCTACTCTGAACACTACAGTCATGTGAAGTATGTTTTACTTTGGATGAGACATCTGCCTGTTTGTGGTTGGTTGATGTTCTTGAAAATGAAGAGAGTAAGTAATAACCACAGAAAAGAATAACTCCTTAAGGCTGGAACCACTAATATATTCACCCAGAATTATCAGTAACACCAAGAAACATGTTCAGTATATCTGAAACCAGAGCTGtaacattattatttcaaatttcaaatttcaaatataCTATGTTGATTTAATTAGTAAttagtaaaaatataaatatatatcaataCTCTACATAAGGATACGCTTAACTAATATTCATACATTTATAATCTTTCTGATGCTTGATGCTGATTTTGTtcttaaaaacatttctaagGAAATCCATCACTGGGTAAACTGATTTCAGAGCAATAAATCACTGTTAATAAAGGAAGcagcaaaatgttttatctCATAAAATCAGTATATAAGTTAAAGGgcatctgaaaaaaaatcattcacaCTGACTTTATGTTTGCAGTGGTAAGTCAGAATTGTTGACAGTTTTAAtaaccttttcattttttcaaaatacattaaaacagatGCTGATGATACATGTACAATAGTGAGAAGCTGAAAAGCAGAAACTTGTGTAACATGTCTGTCCAGcacagtgtgtggatgtgtcaGTGACTGTACCAGGACTTGGGCTCTCCAAAATGCAGGTAGTTGATGCTGTACAGATCCATGTCCTCAGTGTGCCATGCGAAAGCACTCTTCCACATCCCAAAATACAGGTATGGTGTGTTGACTCCCTTGATCTTGATCCCACTCTCATTCTCCACAGTGTCCAGAATGGTGTTGAGACGGCCAATGTTCCATTCAGTCACGTCCTGCAAAGGAAGGATTCAGCAGAGATTGTGAGTCACAGTAACAGACATGGCTGAGTGTGAGTATAAAATCATAGGGTTTGTTCCAGCATTATGAAGAGAAATGTAAGTTCCATTTGGTGAAGTTATCAAACCTATTGCCACTTACTGGATCGTACAGTGTTCCACTGACATCAGCCCCATAAAGGGGTGGGTTGAAGGTCAGGTTCTTCCAAAACTTCCTCTCCAGCTCGTCAAAATCCACATACCGAGGATTGCAGAACCTATGAGGAGAAATGTTTTAAGATATTCAGTGAAAACCATCTGAAGTCCAAAGAGAGAGCTCATAACAAAGTGACTCTGCATTACAATCTCATAGTACATGTGTAAAGAAATTATCAATCAACTCTTCAGCAGCAACTCAGCAACTATAATTTGACTATGTAAACTGACTTGTCCATGTTGGAAGTCTTGCGGAACTCATGGACGGTCATTGGTTTCTTCTGGATGTTGTATTGTGTGAACAGTCCAGACTGGCCTGTCACCACCTGCTGAATGGGAGCAGGGATCACCAGGTCATCGATGTCATCATACGTCCGTCTTGGCTTCCACCCTTTAGGTGGAATAACCTGCCAATGACCACGAGAGGAGAAACACAATGACAATCACATTTGGAGAAAAGCTCAATCTATCTCGGGTACATTTTGACCTTGTGACCCAAGGTGTTTTAGCTCACATATATTATTCAATTGATCTCTACAAGAATATTTTACaggggcagcacagtggtgcagtggagtttgcatgttctccctgtgcctgtgtgggttctctctgggttctccagcttcctcacacagtccaaacacatgcaggttaactgctgactctaaactgcctgtaggtgtgaatgtgagtgtgaatggttgtttgtctctatgtgttggccctgtgatggactggtgatctgtacagggtgtaccctgcctcttgcccaatgtcagctgggacaggctccagccccccccccaatgacccttaatggataagctgtatagataatgaaGAATGAATGAAGGAAGAATATTTTACTCAAATTTGGTTATGTTAATCACTTTAGTTGTAGGATATTTCCAGTGTATCTCTGTCTTTGACTTATTATTAACTAATGGTCCAACTTTCATCCAACCCCCCTCCTCATCTGAGCTACAACTCACGTGAGACAGGTTTTGCTAACATTCAAGGAAAACTGTAACATGACATTGCTTCACATTGGATAGGTGTATTATAATTCAGAATACTACACTTGAATCAAGATACTGTCAGTATCCTGCCACATGTTTATCTGTGGGCAGCATGGATCTGTCTGAGCTACCTGTCAGATGAGGACTACAGTGGCTCTGTTGCTTTTGTTTATGCACTCCCTGCTCATACTTATTAAGTAAGGagtaatcattttgttttggggCATTGGCTCTCTCAGCAGAGTCCATATCACTGCTTGAATTTACAGAGAGTTCcctaaaacagagaaacaattTTTTGTTGCCAAATCTAACTCTAACCGGTCACTTCCTTGACATACATCtggttcatctctctctttcaacaGGAATTTGGTTCAGGTAATGTGTTGGGCGGAGTATGTTTTCAAATTGAGTCAGAATATTGCAAATGCCCATCCATCATTCTTCCATCTATTCATCAGTTTTCTCTATTGCCTATTTTGTTCATGATGAACAACTATGTACAACAACTACAAACTACTGAACCAAACAGCATAGGTTATAATGATGTCCTGTTTTATGAATTAGAAACAGTAACAACATATAATGTCAGCTACAAACAGTATAAGCTATAacacacaaattacatttaaggAGGGATAATCAGTCAACACATTGTATCATAATAAcctaacaaaacacaacagaccCTACTTACCTTTGCCATTCCAGCTTTGTGTGCTCCTTGTGACTCCATATAGGCAATGTACCGGCTAAAGTCCTTGAACTCCTCTTTAGAGGGGGTGAACGTCATGATCCTGGAAACTGCACTTTGGGCAGGCGTGTCTGTGGTCATCTTGTCTTGGGATGGTGAGTTAGACCTTAACTCTGAGTGGTGGAAAATGTGGACATGATCATGAAAACATCTAGATTACATCCCTGACAGTTACATGTTTGACAATGTCTGACTCACATAAAGCAGTATCTTAAACTCTATTCAGTCTGCATCAGGTCATCTGTGCCACCACTTGACAGTAACAGACTGTCTCAAGCAAGGAGAAAGTTATGGGATAATATTTTGTGACCAATTCTCTGTTATTACACCATTTGAAGTTATTGAAGTGGTACCAGATGTCATGCAACAGCCTTAATGCTGTTAAACTCCCtgtcagattattttaaaaatgtgttttcactgctcTTCATGCAGCTCACATCTAACTCAAAGGCCACTACATCTAGACCCGTAAAACCTGGACTAGGTATTCTTGACAAACAGTTTAGAACCCTATTTAAGACTGTGGACTTATTCTTATTCtatttgttaaaatgaaaataggGAAACTGATCAGTTTTTCTCCATGCAAACCAGGTCGTATGCTAATTTGTCAATCTTGAATTAGATTAACAAGCAGACTCCAGAGACCATGGTTCCAAGTTTGCGAAACCTTATATTTctaaaaatagacaaaaaaccTGATTCAAAGAAAATACAATATCACAAAATaagctatttttatttttgcattaatcGAGGCTACTGTGCTGCTAAAGACTTGTCCCGTAAACCTCCAACCTCCAAGAATCTCTTCTTGCACCGTTAACCAACAAAGACGATGTATGACTTTTACTTCGCAGGCAACATACTCTTAACTCCGGCTTTAGGGACTCTGCTTGTAAAACCCGTGAGGATTTGGGGTCCGCCGTGAATCCTGATTGATTTTGATTCTCGGCCTGTGATTGGGTGAACACCACGTCTGTTACTCGCCGTGGCCCACTGACAGCGCAGCTCCTCGAAAAAATATTAAGCTAGTCCGCTAGCTAACATGCTAGCTGCAAGATAGCTTCTTAGGAACCAAAAGTGCAGTCGACAAAACCCGAACCACTGTCATACTCAGGAGTAAAGGGCAAGTAGTCAACATTCACAGACAACGCCAGCTGCCTTGTCAAACCGGACAATAATTTATAGAAAGCAGAAGCAACCGCTAAGTGTGTGGCGGAGTCAGAGATCTGACAGCTGCCTCCGCTCTCAGCTAAACAACTAGCAAACACGGCTTGTTGCTGACCGCTAGTTCCTTGTGCACAAACTTACAGTTACCCCTGCTCTCCAACAAACGAACTAATTCTAAAGTGACAAACATTAACTTACACACGCTGAAATGTAGATGagttgttttttcctcagatCCTAGGTAGTATAATAGAAATACAGACATCATCAGTCCGGGTAGGAAAGACAGTCCTCCATTATTCCAGTGACGCATgcccagtgtgtgtttgtttacatggaGCCCAGTGAGGAGGAGCTTCCGTACTCCTCTTAGCCAATCACAATGTCCTCCTCACCAGCCCATGCCTCATATGTGTTGTAGTTGAAGAGAGCAGCTACAACACATATAAATGAAGTTTAACTAGGCTTTCCCAGCCTATCAGagactaaaaacacacagacagaaattcTGATATGTTCTATCACTGTACCTAAAGTTCATTTTCCATCCATAATTGGATAAAAGGGGGCAGTGGTTACTGTGGGACTATGTTGAAGTCCGTGATAGGGGTCAGGGCAAGAACAGTGTAAGTGCTTTTAATTACGAGGGGTTTGTgtggctggaggaggagggggcagcTGAGAGTGCTGTGCTGAACCTGCTGTGGAGCATCTTCaactgtttggtttggttttccTCAGCCTGGAAACCTGTGATTACTGGACCACACATCTCCTCCACTGTTTTGCTGGAGCTTCTTTTCCAGCTTcctgtaattattattaattacatAGGTGCaaatatacaaaacacacacacacacacacacacacacacacattagacaGCActctccatcaccatcatcaaaacaccaaataatGGAATATATTTTGGAGGTATGGTGTCCCATCCCTCTTAtagagttccagagacttgtaaaATATGACAAGCAATATTCTGAATATTTGACAGTGCTGAgtattaatactttttttttttcttctgtttttttttctttttttgttgtttttttggtttgttttttgtgcattttacaGCCCAATGAGATGGTCTGAATGTCAAGTTGAGTCACTTTTTAGTATAGTATTTTCATATGTatgtcacacagtgtgttttcaaaGCTGCCTCCACACTGCCAGGAatattactgttgttttttttataattttttaatacttttctgttgttttatttactttttgccTCAAAACAGTTCAATTTAAAGAATATGAATCTGAAAAGCACCAGTGGTAGAATGAAACTGAATAGATCTATTCAGGGATTGTTCTTTAGTACAGTTTTGAGTTGTTTAGACTTTAttcaagtatttttatttaatgttactTTATACCTTTACTCTTCTCCAGTTA from the Lates calcarifer isolate ASB-BC8 linkage group LG17, TLL_Latcal_v3, whole genome shotgun sequence genome contains:
- the LOC108896968 gene encoding lysine-specific demethylase 4A is translated as MTTDTPAQSAVSRIMTFTPSKEEFKDFSRYIAYMESQGAHKAGMAKVIPPKGWKPRRTYDDIDDLVIPAPIQQVVTGQSGLFTQYNIQKKPMTVHEFRKTSNMDKFCNPRYVDFDELERKFWKNLTFNPPLYGADVSGTLYDPDVTEWNIGRLNTILDTVENESGIKIKGVNTPYLYFGMWKSAFAWHTEDMDLYSINYLHFGEPKSWYVVPPEHGKRLERLAKGFFPGNAQSCEAFLRHKMTLISPSILKKYGIPFEKVTQEAGQFIVTFPFGYHAGFNHGFNCAESTNFATQRWIDYGKQATLCSCRQDMVKISMDVFVRKFQPDRYKLWKAGKDNAPIDHTKPTPEAAEFLKEDKTEPSNCSPVEAGSEESTVPVQEDKSPKPQTGTKRQLEAAEDVKPELMVKETEEVEPKKAKLSRKESPAKLPVKPDKDIVNVKLEPKKEKDTKPQSKSQSKGSTKKTSNRRSPSKKEKSSVLAADVCPPEPVESQVVALCCEEAGGSVEPQLGSSCSPAHKLFQRTLSPADVLHVHSYAKGDYGEGEAPPKEERKSEGIDNEMEKDNRLVSKAVAEEVVEDGEPESDLGQLPGHHPLIKDGMSDEEAPGEAPPVEEGGLEGEGWAKPLAHLWQSRPPNLKKEREYNQRMGSKPPYCSICMLFHTYQQTECANSIDSPVMVPGGRMRTKPLIPEMCFTTTTEEDSECEQQPVTPHLEEDGTSLLISCSHCSVRVHTSCYGVDPASVSKEWKCARCKANAMTENCCLCSLRGGALQKANNNKWVHVLCAVAVLEARFVSITERSPVDLSGIPLQRFKLKCYYCKKRMKKASGCCVQCSHGRCPTAYHPTCAQAAGVLMQPDEWPFVVHVTCCRHKGPTQIERNKAAMHELTVGQKVICKHKNGRYYQCDVVQLSKETFYEVNFDDGSFSDNLFPEDIVSRDCAQLGPPPQGEVVQVRWTDGLVYGAKFVAAHVIQMYLVEFEDGSQLTAKRDDVYSLDEELPKRVKSRLSKASDMRFDGIFEEREIIQESKRQRVINSRYRGDYIEPVIYRAIME